A single region of the Epinephelus moara isolate mb chromosome 16, YSFRI_EMoa_1.0, whole genome shotgun sequence genome encodes:
- the wdr46 gene encoding WD repeat-containing protein 46, with protein sequence MASPGEAAVKDTHVGKKKKPPARYWEEGKDDNKVGEDGKQSEVAPQQKERQKQTAKKRKQEEGHRDGKKFISGKSDPFPGPAPIPEDRIQKFKRKDKTKKPRHQHYKLKDMITRSDEVSEMAQKQAARIDLLLPEDAGFLEGDEDEDTCTISQEDIADAVDITSGAKYFNLKLSQFGPYRVDYSKTGRHLLLGGKRGHVACIDWQTKQLMCEINVMETINDVKWLHTEAMYAVAQKKWLYIYDLNGIELHCIRKFNDVLRMQFLPYHFLLATASATSFLQYLDVSVGKEVTAICTKTGRLDVMCQNPHNAIIHLGHSNGTVTLWSPNQKEALVKMLCHQGGVRSVAVDKTGTYMVTSGMDKKLKVYDIRAFKPFQSYFLPAGASCLSLSQRGLLSAATGDIVQVYRDVWSTPVTKPYMAHRVRGTIWGMQFCPFEDVLGVGHGEGFTSMLTPGAGEPNFDGLDANPYRSAKQRQEWEVKALLEKIQPELISLDPAELGQVDRATFEQRHKDRVQALGFDPLAKEKFIPKYKKKGRSSAGNVERRKKQVSHEDQRDIIRNTAEDKMKIEKERKERQKKKAALSSKRSALDRFKK encoded by the exons ATGGCGTCTCCCGGCGAGGCAGCAGTGAAAGATACACACGTGGGGAAAAAGAAGAAG CCTCCGGCTCGTTACTGGGAGGAGGGGAAAGATGACAACAAAGTGGGAGAAGACGGGAAACAGAGTGAGGTGGCTCCGCAACAGAAGGAGCGACAGAAACAGAcagcaaagaaaagaaagcaagaaGAAGGTcacagagatggaaagaaaTTCATATCAGGG AAATCTGACCCTTTCCCTGGGCCTGCTCCTATTCCAGAAGACAGGATACAAAAGTTcaagagaaaagacaaaactaAAAAG CCTCGCCACCAGCATTACAAGCTGAAAGACATGATCACTCGCTCAGATGAAGTTTCAGAAATGGCTCAGAAACAAGCTGCCCGCATTGATCTGCTACTCCCAGAGGATGCAGG GTTTCTAGAAGGAGATGAAGATGAGGACACATGTACGATCTCTCAGGAGGATATTGCAGATGCTGTGGATATAACATCTGGGGCAAAG TATTTTAATCTGAAACTGTCTCAGTTCGGACCATATCGAGTGGACTACAGCAAAACTGGACG TCACTTGCTGCTTGGTGGGAAGAGAGGCCATGTCGCTTGCATAGACTGGCAGACCAAACAGCTAATGTGTGAGATAAACGTGATGGAGACTATCAATGATGTGAA GTGGCTCCACACTGAGGCCATGTACGCAGTGGCTCAGAAGAAGTGGCTGTATATCTATGACTTGAACGGAATAGAGCTCCACTGCATCCGCAAATTCAACGATGTCCTTCGTATGCAGTTCCTTCCCTACCACTTTCTGCTAGCGACAGCG AGTGCTACAAGTTTCCTGCAGTACCTGGATGTGTCTGTAGGAAAGGAGGTGACAGCCATCTGCACCAAGACTGGACGGCTTGACGTGATGTGCCAGAACCCTCATAATGCCATCATCCACCTGGGCCACTCCAACGGCACTGTCACCCTCTGGTCACCCAATCAGAAAGAAGCCCTCGTCAAGATGCTCTGTCACCAGGGCGGCGTGCGCTCTGTTGCTGTAGACAAAACGGGCAC ATACATGGTGACATCTGGTATGGATAAAAAGCTAAAGGTATACGACATCAGAGCCTTCAAACCCTTCCAGTCCTACTTCCTCCCTGCAGGAGCTTCCTGTTTGTCACTGAGCCAGAGGGGGCTGCTGTCTGCAGCCACAGGGGATATCGTTCAG GTGTACCGAGATGTGTGGAGCACTCCAGTGACTAAACCCTACATGGCTCACAGAGTTCGAGGAACAATTTGGGGGATGCAATTCTGTCCCTTTGAGGATGTCCTCGGGGTGGGACATGGAGAGGGTTTCACCAGCATGCTCACACCAG GTGCGGGAGAGCCAAACTTTGATGGTCTGGATGCAAATCCATACCGCAGTGCAAAGCAGAGGCAGGAGTGGGAGGTTAAAGCCCTGCTGGAGAAGATCCAGCCTGAACTCATCAGCCTCGACCCAGCCGAGCTGGGACAGGTTGACCGCGCCACCTTTGAGCAAAGGCACAAAGACAGGGTCCAAGCTCTG GGCTTTGACCCGCTTGCCAAGGAAAAATTTATTCCCAAGTATAAGAAGAAAGGTCGTAGTTCAGCTGGCAATGTTGAAAGGCGAAAGAAACAAGTGTCTCACGAGGACCAGAGG GATATAATCAGGAACACTGCAGAGGACAAAATGAAGattgaaaaagagagaaaagagaggcagAAGAAAAAGGCGGCGTTATCTAGCAAGAGATCTGCTCTGGACAGATtcaaaaaatag
- the LOC126402118 gene encoding cytosolic sulfotransferase 3-like isoform X1, which yields MSFQPDLLPPRPELFDFHGVSMIHYFTDNWENIQNFQARPDDILIATYPKAGTTWVSYILDLLYFGQTERQRTIPIFDRVPFLEIFIPSLISGKDMVDNLPTSPRLIKTHFPVQFVPKSFWEQNCRMVYVARNAKDNVVSYFHFDRMNMAHPEPGDWSNYVHRFMEGKIVWGSWYDHVNGWWKKKQSYPKLHYMFYEDMVEETGREVDKLCSFLGLTRSDEEKKRVAGGSQFDNMKKDDMANYSLHPVMDFKISPFMRKGKVGDWKNHFTVSQNEEFDEDYKKKMTDPTLQFRTEI from the exons ATGTCGTTTCAGCCGGACTTG TTACCCCCTCGGCCAGAACTGTTTGACTTCCATGGAGTGTCAATGATTCACTATTTCACAGACAACTGGGAGAACATCCAAAACTTCCAGGCCAGGCCAGATGATATACTCATTGCAACATACCCCAAAGCAG gAACCACATGGGTCTCCTACATCCTCGACCTGCTGTATTTTGGTCAGACAGAGCGTCAGAGAACCATTCCAATCTTTGACAGAGTGCCTTTCTTGGAGATTTTCATCCCGTCTTTGATTTCAG GAAAAGACATGGTGGACAACCTCCCCACCTCTCCTCGACTCATTAAGACTCATTTtccagtccagtttgtgccaaagtCCTTTTGGGAGCAAAACTGCAGG atGGTCTATGTGGCCCGCAATGCCAAAGACAATGTGGTGTCTTATTTTCACTTTGATCGCATGAACATGGCTCACCCTGAGCCTGGGGACTGGAGCAACTACGTCCACAGATTCATGGAGGGAAAGA TTGTATGGGGATCCTGGTACGACCATGTGAACGGCTGGTGGAAGAAGAAGCAGAGTTATCCAAAACTCCATTACATGTTCTATGAAGATATGGTCGAG GAGACTGGACGGGAAGTAGACAAACTGTGCAGCTTTCTTGGTTTGACTCGTTCAGAcgaggagaagaaaagagtcGCAGGTGGATCACAGTTTGATAATATGAAAAAGGACGACATGGCCAACTATTCACTGCACCCAGTAATGGATTTCAAAATCTCTCCCTTCATGAGAAAAG GGAAGGTCGGTGATTGGAAGAACCACTTCACTGTTTCCCAGAATGAAGAGTTTGATGAAGACTACAAGAAAAAGATGACGGACCCCACACTTCAGTTCCGCACTGAAATTTGA